GAGTGGGGAAAAGACAGTGGAAGCTGATTGGGTGATGGCGTCGGCTTTGATGATTAGAAAAGAGGTCATTAAAAGAGTAGGGATGTTTGACGAAAAGATTTTTATGTACATGGAGGAAACAGAATGGTGTTATCGAATCAAAAAAGCCGGTTACCAAGTTATTTTTTATCCAGAGGCTAGGATTACTCATTTGGAACGAGCCAGTTCCGTCACCGGCCGGAAAGACCCGATCTTGAATATTTATCGAGGCTTAATCTATTTCTATAAGAAACATTATCCTGCTTGGCAGTTACCGGTTTTACGTTTGATGTTAAAATTAAAGGCAGGCGGAGCCCTCTTGCTTGGTTATTTAATTAAGAAACAGTATCTTAAGGAAACTTATGGCGAAGCTTTTAAAATCGCTTAAAGAAACCAACTGGCTGTCCTTAGCGGTCATTGTTTTGTTTATCTTTATTCCTTTGTATCCCAAATTTCCTTTGGTCAATGTCCCGGGGACTTACGTGGCCATTAGGGTTGAAGACCTTTTGGTGATGGCGATTGTTTTATTCTGGTTGGCTTTGGAAATCAAGAATGGTTTTCCGGTGCTTCGGGACCGGGTCAGTCAGTTAATTCTCCTTTATCTGGCAATTGGCGGTCTGTCTTTTTTCAGCGCTCTTTTGATTACTAAAAACATTTCCTCTCATTTAGCCTTGCTTCATTGGTTCCGGCGTTTTGAGTACATGTCGCTTTTCTTTGTGGCCTATGCTTCGGTTAAAGAAATGAGAAACGTGGTTTCCTATGCTTGGGCGATTCTTCTGGCGACGATTGGGGTAGTGATCTATGGCTTGGGCCAAAAGTTTTTTGCCTGGCCCGTGGTCTCGACTATGAACGAAGAATTTTCCAAGGGTTTACTGCTCCAATTAAGTGAGTGGGCGAGGGTCAATTCCACTTTTGCGGGTCACTATGATTTAGCTGCCTATTTGGTGATGATTCTGGCTTTAACCATTGGTTTGATGGTTGGTCTGAAGAAAAAAGCCAGCAAGGTGGCCGTTGGCTTGGTTGGTTTTTTCAGTCTTTATCTTTTGGTTCTGACGGCTTCCCGAGTTTCTTTTATTGCCTATTTAATGGCGATGGTTCTCATTCTGATTAGCTTAAAGAAGTATTGGTGGGTGGGACCGGTGCTGGCGGTCAGTCTAATGTTGGTTTTTCTTTCGGCGGACTTTGTTCAACGTTACGCCACCACTTTTAACATTGATCTTTCCGCTCTTTCGACTCGGATTAAACTTTTTGAACAAGCCAAGGAAGAGGCAATTATCCAAACACCGGTGACTGAAGAAGAACCGAAAGGAACGGTAGCCCAGCGGCCCAAGCCTTCACCCAAAGCCAAAAAAGAAGCAGAAGAAGCGACAGTCACGGCTGAAGCCTGGAAGCCGACCACTGAGATGGCGGTTGAATATTCCAGCGGGATTCGTTTTAATGTTGAATGGCCCAGGTCCCTTAGAGCTTTTGCCAAAAATCCTTTGTTAGGGACGGGCTATTCTTCGGTGACTTTGGCCACGGATAATGACTATTTGCGGATTTTGGCGGAAACCGGTCTGCTTGGTTTTCTTTCCTTTTGGTTGATCTTTTTAGAAATTGGTCGAAGGGTAATCTTGTTTTTCCAAAAAGAAAAGAAGACCTTTGCTAAGGCAATGGTCGTTGCTCTGGCCGGGGCGGCGATTGGTTTGTTTGCTAATGCGATTTTCATTGATGTTTTTGAAGCCTCCAAAGTCGCTTTTGTTTTCTGGCTCTTAATGGGCACTTTAATGGGTTTAATGGCTTTAAAGCCAGTCAAACTAAAAACATGAGAAAAATTATGACCCAGCCCTGGTTTCTCTTAGGCCTAATTTTACTTTTGGGTTTAGGTTTGCGCTTGTACAAAATCGACATTCCTTTGGCCGACCACCATTCCTGGCGGCAGGCCGATACCGCGGCCGTAGCCCGGAATTTTATTAAAGAAGGTTTTGATTTCTTTCATCCCCAAATTGACAATATGGCGCCGATTGCCAAAGAAATGGTTTTTAACCCCCAGCGCTATTTCTTGGTTGAACCGCCCATTTACCAAACCTTGGTGGCCGGGGTCTATGCTCTTTTTGGCGTCCAAGAAAAATTCGCCCGTTTAGTGACCATTGGTTTTTCTTTGGCCGCCATTGGTTTTCTTTATTTATTGGTCAAAAAATTAATTAATCAAAGGGTGGGTTTATTAGCCGCCTTTTTCATGGCGATTCTGCCTTACAGTGTTTATTATTCCCGGGTGGTTCTGCCGGATATGGAAATGCTTTTCACCTCGATGGCCATGCTCTATTGCTTCATTCTTTGGTTGGAGAAACAAACCTGGCAACGTTTTGCTTTGGCTGTCCTTTTTGCGGCCTGGGCTTTAACTCTAAAAATGTTTCCTTTGTTTTTAGGCATCCCTCTGTTTTATTTAGTCTGGCGTCGGTGGGGCTTCAATTTTATTCGCCAAAAGAAATT
This portion of the Patescibacteria group bacterium genome encodes:
- a CDS encoding O-antigen ligase family protein → MAKLLKSLKETNWLSLAVIVLFIFIPLYPKFPLVNVPGTYVAIRVEDLLVMAIVLFWLALEIKNGFPVLRDRVSQLILLYLAIGGLSFFSALLITKNISSHLALLHWFRRFEYMSLFFVAYASVKEMRNVVSYAWAILLATIGVVIYGLGQKFFAWPVVSTMNEEFSKGLLLQLSEWARVNSTFAGHYDLAAYLVMILALTIGLMVGLKKKASKVAVGLVGFFSLYLLVLTASRVSFIAYLMAMVLILISLKKYWWVGPVLAVSLMLVFLSADFVQRYATTFNIDLSALSTRIKLFEQAKEEAIIQTPVTEEEPKGTVAQRPKPSPKAKKEAEEATVTAEAWKPTTEMAVEYSSGIRFNVEWPRSLRAFAKNPLLGTGYSSVTLATDNDYLRILAETGLLGFLSFWLIFLEIGRRVILFFQKEKKTFAKAMVVALAGAAIGLFANAIFIDVFEASKVAFVFWLLMGTLMGLMALKPVKLKT